The Erwinia billingiae Eb661 nucleotide sequence GTGAAGGCTTCCCTATATTGGTATCCGGCACTGAATCGAGTCAACATCCTGTTAATGATTCTTAACCTTTTAGCCACGAGGATGCCATGAAAAATTCTGCAACTGACTGTTTATGCGAACAAGAGCTGGCCTCTACCGTCAGCGCATTGCAGCAGCATAAGCCAGAAAGCGTAATCTATCAGACCTCTCTGATGAGCGCGTTGCTGAGTGGGGTTTACGAGGGCAATATCACCGTTGCCGATCTGCTGAAAAAAGGGGACTTCGGCCTCGGCACTTTCAACCAGCTGGACGGCGAACTGATTGCCTTCGATCGTGAGGTCTATCAGTTACGCGCTGACGGCAGCGCCCGCGAGGCCAGTCCGCAGCAGAAAACCCCCTTTGCGGTGATGACCTTCTTCCGTCCGCAGCATCGCCATCATTTCGACCGGCCGGTGGGTCGTCAGCAGATTCACGACTATATCGACAGTCAGGTCACCTCCGATAACCAGTTCTGCGCACTGCGCATCGACGGCCGTTTCTCGGAGGCGCAGACCCGCACCGTGCCGTGCCAGCATCGTCCTTATCGCAGCATGCCCGAAGTGCTCGGCCAGCAACCCACCTTTCATTTCAGCGAGCGTAACGGCGTGCTGATTGGTTTCCGCACGCCGCAATATATGCAGGGCATCAACGTGGCGGGTTACCACGAGCACTTTATTACCGATGACCGTCAGGGTGGCGGCCATCTGCTGGATTACCGGCTGGAGGAAGGGGTGCTGACCTTCGGTGCGATCAGCAAACTGGTGATCGACCTGCCAAAAGATAACGACTTTCTGCAAGCCAACCTGAATCCCGACGATCTGGATTCGGCCATTCGTTCCGTTGAGAGCTAATTCCCCTAAGGAGTCATGATGAAAAACCCAACCGATACTCAGCTATGGCAGCATGGCGCCGATCTGGTCGTGGCGCAGCTGGAAGCTCAGGGCGTGAAGCAGGTCTTTGGTATTCCGGGCGCCAAAATCGATAAGGTCTTTGATTCGCTGGTGGACTCCACTATCCAGACCATCCCGGTGCGCCATGAAGCCAATGCTGCCTTTATGGCGGCGGCAGTCGGGCGGCTGACCGGCAACGCGGGCGTGGCGCTGGTCACCTCCGGCCCCGGTTGCTCGAACCTGATCACCGGTATGGCCACCGCCACCAGTGAAGGCGATCCGGTGGTGGCGCTGGGCGGCGCGGTGAAGCGCGCGGACAGTGCAAAACAGGTGCATCAGAGCATGGACACCGTTGCCATGTTTCGTCCGGTCACCAAATATGCCGTTGAAGTCACCGATGCCAATGCCCTGTCTGAAGTGATCTCCAACGCCTTCCGCCAGGCTGAACACGGCCGAGGCGGCGGTGCCTTTGTCAGCCTGCCGCAGGATATTGTTGATCAACCGGCCCGGGGCAATCTGCTGAGCAGCAAAGGTCAGGTGTTGCTGGGCGCCGCGCCAGATGTGGCGATTGAGGCGGTTGCCGCACAGATTGCGCAGGCCAAAAACCCGGTTCTGCTGCTGGGACTGATGGCCAGCCAGCCGCAAAACAGCGATGCGCTACACCGTTTGCTGGAGCGCAGCCATATTCCCGTCACCAGCACCTATCAGGCGGCTGGGGCCGTACGTCAGGGACACTTTTCACGCTTTGCTGGCCGGGTAGGCTTGTTTAACAATCAGGCGGGCGATCGTCTGTTACGTCAGGCTGACCTGATTATCACCATCGGCTACAGCCCGGTGGAATATGAGCCGGCCATGTGGAACAGCGGGACGGCCACGCTGGTGCATATCGATGTGTTGCCTGCGGAAGCGGATAACTGCTATTTGCCGGATGCTGAGCTGGTGGGCGATATCGCCGCAACGCTCGACAAACTCGCCGCGCGCATTGCCTCGCCTTTGCAGCTCAGCTCACAGGCCGCATCGATTCTGCACGATCGCCAGCAACAGCGGGAACTGCTGACATTGCAGGGCCAGAATCTGAATCAGTTTGCCTTGCATCCGCTGCGCATTGTGCGGGCGATGCAGGACATCATTAACAGCGACGTCACCCTGACGGTGGATATGGGAAGCTTCCATATCTGGATTGCCCGCTACCTTTACAGCTTCCGGGCGCGTCAGATTATGATCTCCAACGGGCAACAGACGATGGGCGTGGCGCTGCCGTGGGCCATTGGCGCCTGGCTGGTCGACCCGAGCCGTAAAGTGGTGTCGGTCTCCGGCGATGGCGGATTCCTGCAGTCCAGTATGGAGCTGGAAACTGCCGTCAGGCTCAAAGCCAATATTCTGCACATCATCTGGGTGGATGAGGAATACAACATGGTGGCGATGCAGGAACAGAAGAAATATCAGCGGGTGTCGGGGGTTAAATTCGGCCCGGTCGATTTCAAAGCTTACGCCGAAGCCTTTGGCGCTGCCGGATTTGCGGTCGACAGCGCAGCAGCGTTAGAGCCAACGCTGCGTAAAGCCATGGATGTGCAGGGACCTGCAGTGGTCGCGGTGCCGGTCGATTATGCCGACAATCATTTGCTGATGGGCCAGCTCCATTTAAGCCAGATCCTCTAACCTCAGCCACGATCGCAGCCTTAAGCCAAACCCGAGGCAGGCAA carries:
- the budA gene encoding acetolactate decarboxylase — encoded protein: MKNSATDCLCEQELASTVSALQQHKPESVIYQTSLMSALLSGVYEGNITVADLLKKGDFGLGTFNQLDGELIAFDREVYQLRADGSAREASPQQKTPFAVMTFFRPQHRHHFDRPVGRQQIHDYIDSQVTSDNQFCALRIDGRFSEAQTRTVPCQHRPYRSMPEVLGQQPTFHFSERNGVLIGFRTPQYMQGINVAGYHEHFITDDRQGGGHLLDYRLEEGVLTFGAISKLVIDLPKDNDFLQANLNPDDLDSAIRSVES
- the alsS gene encoding acetolactate synthase AlsS, producing MKNPTDTQLWQHGADLVVAQLEAQGVKQVFGIPGAKIDKVFDSLVDSTIQTIPVRHEANAAFMAAAVGRLTGNAGVALVTSGPGCSNLITGMATATSEGDPVVALGGAVKRADSAKQVHQSMDTVAMFRPVTKYAVEVTDANALSEVISNAFRQAEHGRGGGAFVSLPQDIVDQPARGNLLSSKGQVLLGAAPDVAIEAVAAQIAQAKNPVLLLGLMASQPQNSDALHRLLERSHIPVTSTYQAAGAVRQGHFSRFAGRVGLFNNQAGDRLLRQADLIITIGYSPVEYEPAMWNSGTATLVHIDVLPAEADNCYLPDAELVGDIAATLDKLAARIASPLQLSSQAASILHDRQQQRELLTLQGQNLNQFALHPLRIVRAMQDIINSDVTLTVDMGSFHIWIARYLYSFRARQIMISNGQQTMGVALPWAIGAWLVDPSRKVVSVSGDGGFLQSSMELETAVRLKANILHIIWVDEEYNMVAMQEQKKYQRVSGVKFGPVDFKAYAEAFGAAGFAVDSAAALEPTLRKAMDVQGPAVVAVPVDYADNHLLMGQLHLSQIL